In the Thermodesulfovibrio yellowstonii DSM 11347 genome, one interval contains:
- the rseP gene encoding RIP metalloprotease RseP translates to MSLIYAVILFGFLIFIHELGHFLAAKLSGVRVLKFSIGFGPKILGKKIGETEYLLSAVPLGGYVKMYGEEVGDEIIDEKRSFKHQPVYKKIFIVLAGPLFNIFGAVLLFWVIFVHGVPVLKPIIGEIIENSPAKIAGLEKGDRIIELDSQKINNWFDMAQFIQQNPNKELIFKIERKGEILNLKITPQAKEAKNLFGEKVVVGQIGIKPADEFYIKKEDPITAVTKSFQKCYEIVELTYLTIVKIFQRVVSTDVIGGPILIFQAAGKTAEQGLVSFLSFAAIISINLGVLNLLPIPVLDGGHILFFMIEGIRRKPLSEKFVAVAQKIGIAFLIALMMLAFYNDIIRLLNPSKMP, encoded by the coding sequence ATGAGTCTTATCTATGCAGTTATTCTTTTTGGATTTTTAATATTCATTCATGAGCTTGGTCATTTCTTAGCTGCTAAACTAAGCGGTGTTAGAGTGCTTAAGTTTTCTATCGGTTTTGGACCTAAAATTCTCGGCAAAAAAATAGGGGAAACAGAATATCTTTTAAGTGCTGTGCCTCTTGGTGGATATGTAAAAATGTATGGTGAAGAAGTAGGAGATGAAATAATTGATGAAAAAAGATCATTTAAACATCAGCCTGTTTATAAAAAAATATTCATTGTGCTTGCCGGTCCGCTTTTTAATATATTTGGCGCTGTATTGCTATTCTGGGTTATTTTTGTTCATGGTGTTCCTGTTCTTAAACCAATCATAGGAGAAATAATAGAAAACTCTCCAGCAAAAATAGCTGGATTAGAAAAGGGAGATAGAATTATTGAATTAGATAGTCAAAAAATTAATAACTGGTTTGATATGGCTCAATTCATACAGCAAAATCCCAACAAAGAGCTCATCTTTAAAATAGAAAGAAAGGGCGAAATATTAAATCTTAAAATAACTCCGCAAGCAAAGGAAGCTAAAAATCTTTTTGGAGAAAAAGTTGTTGTAGGGCAGATTGGAATAAAGCCAGCTGATGAGTTTTATATTAAAAAAGAAGACCCAATAACAGCCGTAACTAAATCATTTCAAAAGTGTTATGAAATTGTAGAGCTTACTTACCTAACAATCGTAAAAATATTTCAAAGAGTTGTATCCACAGATGTTATTGGAGGACCTATACTTATATTTCAAGCAGCAGGAAAAACTGCTGAACAGGGGTTGGTAAGTTTTTTGAGTTTTGCAGCCATAATAAGCATTAATCTCGGTGTGCTTAATTTACTACCAATTCCTGTGCTTGACGGTGGACATATTCTGTTTTTCATGATAGAAGGGATTAGGAGAAAACCTTTAAGTGAAAAATTTGTTGCAGTTGCTCAAAAAATAGGCATAGCCTTCCTTATTGCGCTTATGATGCTTGCATTTTATAATGATATTATAAGACTTTTAAATCCCTCAAAGATGCCATAA
- a CDS encoding isoprenyl transferase, which yields MSRFIKHVGIIMDGNGRWAQLRGLPRYEGHKRGVEKVKEIIRSAIRLNIDVLTFYAFSIENWQRPKKEVEIIMDLLQNHLRKETQTFISQGVRFKMIGNRDMIPKNILNVIEETESATSECKELIAQFAISYGGRDEIIRAVKKIIINNTVPEKVDEDFFSSMLDTAGIPEPDLIIRTSGEQRISNFLVWQSAYSEFYFSQTLWPDFTEEEFTEAILDFQKRQRRFGKVSEFTRP from the coding sequence ATGAGCAGATTTATAAAACATGTTGGAATAATAATGGATGGAAATGGAAGATGGGCGCAGTTGCGAGGACTACCAAGATATGAAGGGCATAAAAGAGGAGTAGAAAAAGTAAAAGAAATTATCCGCTCTGCTATTAGATTAAATATAGATGTTCTTACTTTCTATGCATTTTCAATTGAAAACTGGCAAAGGCCCAAAAAAGAAGTTGAAATTATAATGGATTTACTTCAAAATCATTTAAGGAAAGAAACTCAAACATTTATATCCCAAGGAGTTAGATTTAAAATGATAGGAAATCGTGACATGATTCCAAAAAATATTCTCAATGTAATAGAAGAGACAGAATCAGCAACCAGTGAATGTAAAGAACTGATTGCGCAGTTTGCAATTAGCTACGGAGGCAGGGATGAGATTATAAGAGCTGTTAAAAAAATTATTATAAACAATACAGTCCCTGAAAAAGTTGATGAAGATTTTTTTTCTTCCATGCTTGATACAGCAGGAATTCCTGAACCTGACCTTATAATTAGAACTTCAGGTGAACAAAGAATCAGTAATTTTCTTGTATGGCAGTCTGCATACTCAGAATTTTATTTCAGTCAAACTCTATGGCCAGATTTTACTGAAGAAGAGTTTACAGAAGCAATTCTTGATTTTCAAAAAAGACAAAGGAGATTTGGAAAAGTAAGTGAGTTTACAAGGCCATAA
- a CDS encoding phosphatidate cytidylyltransferase, translating into MSLQGHKKRILVAVVALPILVLFIIKLPSYCFLGLLAVVNIIGMWEFLKMYRTSSFWIALGVIISLIIFLLNCFNFQYALHYYALTFIVITVIRLLSKKDPHSALQEISPLIIGLLYIPTLISFQWFLREHGWQWIIYLYGVVWAADSFAYYIGKGLGNRKLYPEVSPKKTWAGAYGSLLGGSLASIILGYILINKTFLSLAVAGLLIGFISIFGDLVESMFKRDAGVKDSSFIFPEHGGILDKIDAILFAGAILYFGMRFI; encoded by the coding sequence GTGAGTTTACAAGGCCATAAAAAAAGAATTCTTGTTGCAGTTGTTGCTTTACCAATTTTAGTTTTATTTATCATTAAACTTCCATCATATTGCTTTCTTGGTCTTTTAGCAGTTGTAAATATTATTGGAATGTGGGAGTTTCTAAAAATGTATAGAACTTCCTCTTTCTGGATTGCTTTAGGTGTTATTATTTCATTGATTATTTTTCTGTTAAACTGCTTCAATTTTCAATATGCATTACACTATTACGCCTTAACTTTTATAGTAATTACAGTTATCCGACTACTGTCAAAAAAAGATCCTCATAGTGCCCTACAGGAAATCTCTCCTTTAATTATAGGACTTCTATATATTCCAACTCTGATTTCTTTTCAGTGGTTTTTAAGAGAACATGGATGGCAGTGGATAATCTATCTTTATGGTGTGGTCTGGGCAGCGGACTCTTTTGCTTATTATATAGGCAAAGGTCTGGGAAATCGTAAACTCTATCCTGAGGTAAGTCCCAAAAAAACATGGGCTGGAGCTTATGGTTCACTACTTGGAGGCAGTCTGGCATCTATAATTTTAGGCTATATCTTAATTAACAAAACTTTTTTAAGTCTTGCTGTAGCTGGATTACTGATTGGTTTTATCTCAATATTTGGTGACCTTGTAGAGTCCATGTTTAAAAGAGATGCTGGAGTTAAGGATTCAAGCTTTATTTTCCCAGAACACGGTGGAATTCTTGATAAAATAGATGCCATACTTTTTGCAGGAGCGATACTTTATTTTGGAATGAGATTTATTTAG
- a CDS encoding 1-deoxy-D-xylulose-5-phosphate reductoisomerase — protein sequence MKKVVILGSTGSIGKNALEVIRKFPDKFKVLGLAAKSSVNILEEQIKEFNPQYVAVFDKKACDELRKKVKNLEILKGNEGICKLAKLKEADIILSAIVGAAGLIPTFEAVKEGKTIGVANKESFVMAGELIKKQGKISGAKIIPVDSEHSAVFQCINGCNKPYIKKIWLTASGGPFRGKKSYEIENVTPQEALNHPKWKMGKRITIDSATLMNKGFEVIEAHYLFDMPAENIGVLIHPQSIIHCLVEFIDGTYLAQMSNPDMKAPIALALSFPERLPEIVPPIDWSITTKLQFEIPDTEVFPCLKLAYEALNAGGSMPAVLNAADEVAVEAFLSGRLKFKEIYKIIKKVMDAHKIVSVSSIEEVLEADSWARKMAKKEIGE from the coding sequence TTGAAAAAGGTTGTTATACTTGGCAGTACAGGTTCAATAGGAAAAAACGCTCTTGAAGTAATAAGAAAATTCCCAGATAAATTTAAAGTATTAGGACTTGCTGCAAAAAGCAGTGTTAATATTCTGGAAGAACAGATTAAAGAATTTAACCCTCAATATGTAGCAGTATTTGATAAAAAAGCCTGTGACGAATTAAGGAAAAAAGTCAAAAATTTAGAAATACTTAAAGGAAATGAAGGAATTTGTAAACTTGCAAAACTAAAAGAAGCAGATATAATTCTTTCAGCTATAGTAGGTGCTGCAGGTCTTATCCCTACTTTTGAAGCAGTAAAAGAAGGAAAAACAATAGGAGTTGCCAATAAAGAAAGCTTTGTAATGGCAGGTGAGTTAATAAAAAAACAAGGGAAAATAAGTGGAGCAAAAATTATTCCTGTTGACAGTGAACATAGTGCAGTTTTCCAATGCATCAATGGTTGTAATAAACCCTATATAAAGAAAATTTGGCTTACAGCATCAGGTGGTCCGTTTAGAGGCAAAAAAAGCTATGAAATAGAAAATGTTACTCCTCAAGAGGCTTTAAATCATCCAAAGTGGAAAATGGGGAAAAGAATAACAATTGATTCAGCGACTCTTATGAATAAAGGTTTTGAAGTAATTGAAGCGCACTATCTTTTTGATATGCCCGCAGAAAATATTGGTGTTTTGATTCATCCACAGAGTATTATTCACTGTCTTGTTGAATTTATTGACGGAACATATCTTGCTCAGATGAGTAATCCTGATATGAAAGCACCTATTGCACTTGCGCTTTCCTTTCCTGAAAGACTTCCAGAGATTGTTCCACCAATAGACTGGAGTATCACAACTAAGCTACAATTTGAAATTCCAGATACAGAAGTTTTCCCTTGCCTTAAACTTGCCTATGAAGCATTGAATGCAGGAGGGAGCATGCCAGCAGTTTTAAATGCAGCAGATGAAGTAGCTGTTGAAGCTTTTCTGTCTGGAAGGTTAAAATTTAAAGAGATATATAAAATAATAAAAAAAGTCATGGATGCCCACAAAATTGTTTCTGTCAGCAGTATAGAAGAAGTTCTTGAAGCTGATAGCTGGGCAAGAAAAATGGCAAAAAAGGAGATTGGAGAATGA